The window tagggccttcgcactgtcagtgctcgggccctaataataataataattctagcactggcatggcaggacctgtgtccaactggattcacagcagtctgaccagcactgatccagctgtacccacctatgtgattttgtgcttgtgttctctcagatgtaagtcgctttggataaaagcggctgctaaatgacagtagtagtactagtaatagtagtggtagtagtagtgtaGTAGTAATCAGAGCGACGTCCTCAGGAAACCATGTCTGTGCCTGCTGGGACTTTAAGACGTTAAGAGACCTGTGCAGAAACTATTGGCCATGAACTTCCACGAACTTAAGCAACATTGACAGAATCAACCAAAACTCCTCCACAGTCATGTGAGAAACTGATAAAACCAGACAATAAAGGACCACAAATTACCACTGCTGAGGGTAGATCTACATGGGGGGTACTTGTATTGcccaaattattattattttgttcctttgtgactttgtttttgttcaactaTTAATGACATGTTGGAAAAAGTTCAGTGTTGTTCGTCTAAGGTTGTATTTGCCTCATATTTAGACCCACGATGACTAAATGAGGAGGTACTAACTTTTGTACACGACGGTTCCTGTAAGTCCAAGGCTGATAAACTTCTTCCACTCTCCAGACCTCAGACACGGGACAACCATGTTGGCAGTCAGGCTgtctggttttatttttaatataatgGTTAAATGTTAGCCTCACTGTGACACGTAGTCTTTAGTCCACCCTGGACTGAGGTCAGTTTGTGGATCCatgaactagggatgggcggtatggactaaaaaatgtatcacgataatttctggcatttatcccgataacgataaaaatgacgatttaaaaaaaaaaaaaaaaaaaaaaaaacaattcaactccacctttgtaactataaatctatcaccacattcagtctttggagcccccaaatcactgctctaaaagaatactaaatgctactaaactacactaattaaattgaattaataaaaaactattcaattagtacacctgtactgcaaaactgtaatgactcaaatgaaacaagtttgaaatgtaagaacagattcaacatttattcaaactgtatcagcttaaacagtgggataacagtgcaaacagtaaaaagtaccattgtccttcaagttttcttagcttataaaatcacaaagtagaaaaaaaatacaacctgataaataaagaaacgggacaaataaataaaagttcactgaaaataaaatccaatctttgatgacctcttctaatataaataaaatgtgcaaattaacctgtggttggaacatgccacaaattagatagcatttttttttcgtaatagtcaaacgttatatcaaaatgtaacaaccatttccttctgtttttgcagactctgcacataatagatgatgtttgctcctcgtctctctttttaaatccaaaccagttccagagctggagccttgtttaacaacgagctcctcgctctcagatccgccatgtttgttacacaaaaacgtcatcaacgggaatttatcgtttttaccgcaagatgacaaattcttaccgtagggaatttttttgacggtttatcgtgaactgtaaaatatcgcccattcctaccatGAACTAATTTTCAGAGATAGCGTCGTCGGTTACCGGACATCGCAGTGTCCTCGTCTCCATCTGtttctgcagctccagcagcagcagtctcGCCTCATGAAAATAAACCACGACCTGCGTCACAAGATCTCCGTGGTGGAGGCTCAGGGGAAAGCGCTCATTGGGCAGAAGGTGGAGCTGGAGGCCGGCGCCCAGACGCAGGCACAGGAAGTCGGTGCTCTTCGGCAGGAAGTGACACGCTTGCGGGAGCGGCTTCAAGGAAACCGGCCCTCACAGAACTGTGAGGACCCCCCGGCTCAGCCCCCCTCTCCTGCAGAGGTAGGAGACCACTTACTGTACTACAATGCCCTTCTGGGTCACTGGCCCTGATTCGccaagaccaggggcctcatgtacaaagggtgcgtacgcacaaaaacatggcgtacgcccttttccacgcaaacgttcagatgaatcaagagtgaaatgaccgtggaaatgtgcggtgctcgacgccaacttcatggctggcgtacgcgcgtttccacagctattggtccgttggcgacacttaatggtgatgctgggaaactgttaataatgtgaaaacaattagccctcagagtgatgtgcacatcagagacacactgatgaacaattaacacattcaactgtctgcaattacacgagtggatataaaagcaaagtggtgccgaaataccgttaacaacaatggcagctttggcagtgttagaagatatcgcaaatggcgcagtaagaagagaaataatatttagccggttttcctaatgtaatcggagctatcgactgcacacacattgctataaaagcaccatcactggatgaatatgtgtacgttaacagaaagcattttcattccattaatgtacagattatatgattaatttatgttatttgtgaagttatttcttggaaaaaggggcagatcagatgaGATTCTTCTTATTTCTGCTTGCTTTTCATTCAcgagttaagaacatttgtattgaattattttatttttttgaatgaaataaagaatattaaaaaaaaaataaaaaaatatgtcacaggtgtcaaacagaatcccagaagggacggtgtcctgcatgtttttagatgttccactgctttaacacacctgattctaattaatcatcgtcaccagcttgtcatcaaagtctggatagttctgttgatgacacagctccttgtatcatggtgcaattaaaCATGGAAACCAGCGCTCGAGGgcctatttaaatacatttacataTTTAAATGGAGGCGTGGACAGGGAGGAATGCTTGGATTCATGCCTACGCACAGTTTCATACATCAGGACTTATTTGTGCGTAGGacgttttctggatttaagcgtacgccatgtttcagtaggaaatccacgcaagtctttgtacatgaggcctcAGATGATGTGACTTTCACAGATCAGAAAACAGGTCTTTACAATAACAAAGCTCTAATGAAGTGTTTTTTACTCCACCAGCGTGGTAAAGCAGTGGTGTCGGGGGCCGAGGGCTGGTCAATCAGACTCGACCCCGGCAAGCTGATACAGAGTGGGTTTGATCCCGCCCTGCAGCCTCTGCCCGGCTCCCTCAGTCCAGAGGGACACGAGGATGAGGAAGCTGAGGATGAGGAGGCAGTGTTGCTCTGGGTAATGCAGAAGTGCAGATTAACAGATCTGAGTGCTGTGGCTGCATTGTGGGTTGAAACCGAAACACTGGCGTGGTTCTGCATGGTGGTTTGAGAACTAACCCTCCGACAGCCGGGTGAGACTTTCTAACTGCATTGACGACTCTTCTAAATACAGATCAGTGCAACTGCCTCTAACAGCACGTATGATGATCATAAATCCCTGACCGCAGAGATGCTACTTTAAATTAGTTGACATCTCGCATCATTCCTCATTCGTTCTAGTCGCCTTTCAGCATCTAAATCAAAGCAGAAGGTTTATTTTCACCAATTTTATGCTTCTAAACTGATCAGCACAGAGGTCAGGAGGTCAGCTGATATGATTTAAAAACTGATGAAGCAGTTACTGACATAATTCAAGCTTTCAGGAGCGCAGCAGTCAGGGAAACGGCTGTGCATCTCAACCCTTCTGGGAGACATCATGTGGCTGTAACAttcctgctgttgctgcttggGATTAACACCGTTCagatgattttattttgaaggagagaagcaaattccattttattaaaTGGGGCTGTTGCctttgagaaagaaaagaaataaaacatctaGTCTGCAGCAGTTGGATGTCTCCGATGATATTTGgactgcagtgtttttttttaactgccgtaaataaaagtaaaagaagGTGTAACTGCAGCAAGCTGTGAAGGTCTGCAGGCAGAAGGAAAATCTGGAGGAGAAACTAACCCTGATATCAAaagctttttctgtctttaatttaaaaaaagagagaaaaaaacatgaactAATGATCACTTCATTGCCTGATGGACTTGGACAGCGTGTGTAGGATACACATGTTTTGCTCAGTGCTCGAGGAACTTCAGTAGTTGCTTGTGTTTCGGTGTTTCTGGTTTGTTGAGTTCAAGAAAAATCAGCCAACAGAGTTTTGGTTCAACGGAGGGAAGGGTGAACGAAGCAAATAGCTTTTAGCTATTTGACTTATAGCTCAACATTTGCCCACCAGGAGGCGATGTGTGATGAGGACATGCCTGCTGTGTTCCAATATTTCACCAAGGTATCCTCTCttcttcccctctccttccttcctctctctctttctttactttttttttttaactcgctgtgtgtggttgttttctCTACCTGCAGGAGGCGCTGTGTGAGGAGGAAGGGCTCGGCCTGGACTCGAAAGACCCCAACAGACCTCGATTCACTCTGCAGGAACTGAGGGACGTCCTCCATGAGAGGAATGAGCTCAAGGCCAAAGTTttcctgctgcaggaggagctggcGTACTACAGAAGGTCTGAGGGAGTATTTTAGACCGTACTCTTATTTGTGAACCGCTTCTTTTTCTAACTTTGAGCTCTTCACCACTGATGGTTTCTTTCTTTAGGGACTTCCATTTGCTTGGCTTTTTATGGTTTTGGTTTTGCTTTAAACActtgatgaagatggtgatggtCTTTGTCTTTGCAGCGATGAAGCAGAGGAGGAGATGGTAACACCCACTCCGTCACCCTCGCCTGAACCGAGGACTCGCTCCCGTTCGTCTGCCCAGCCGGAGTCAGGAATCAAGCGCCTGTATGTTTTATCTCTGCACGCCTGCAAACACACCCGCCCCCAAAATGCCTGCTGTCGAACTCTTCTTCCTTGTGCTTAATTACGTCCAAAGTTGCTTTGCATGTGCTTAGATGTagcaaatgttgtttttttttctttttctttggtcCCTGCATGCTCATTTGTTTGTTACCTGCTTGTTCTTGGAAAAGGGAACCAGCATCttttcagcagcagaactaGACATCAGCCTTGATAAATAGAGAGAGGCAGCTTTGGATATGATTTCACGTTTGGGTATGAAACCGGTGTACAAATATTTGTAGCTGGTGTACAAGTATCACGAGAAAAGAGACTTCATCTGATCAAAGTAACGTGCTTTGGTTAAAAGTGGAAAAGGCCTTTTCAGCTGGCTGAAATGTGATAAAAATCTGGGTTTGTGTCAATGTCCCACATTTAAAATTTCCATCTGAGTAAAATCccaccatcaatcaatcaatcaaattttatttatatagcacctttcgtccaagtacatgaaatacaaggtgctttgacattttgattgaaaaataagcataataaacaaataaaaactgggagaccaaaaaaaataaaaactgggagaccaaaaaaaatagaaactgggagaccaatgcaccctgacatacaatataaaatatatcaaatttataaaaagataaaagttcaaggattaagactaaaaaaaaaaaaaaatcagtccacaacaataaaaacattataagagatagataaataaataaaacagatacctttaaaaaaaaatgtaaacagaataaaactaaaactataaaatgtgatgctacataaaagccagaccaaagagatgagtttttagtctatgtttaaaaatgtccacatttccagctctaACTCCTAAATATTTGTGAAGCAAACATAATCgaaaataaaagcagcagaTGTATTAAATGGACTTGCACAACTGACACAGTGATGCAAGTTATGACGGCACGGACGCCTGTCTCCTTCTCGGTGAAGCAACATTAAACCCAAACTCTGGTTCTAATAATCCTTTCCCTCTTTTATAACCCACAGACGTTTTTCTGTCATTACTGTcatttttatccatccatccatcaactttCACTTGTCTTAATTCAGAGCTTGGTAGCGGCCTCCCTCCACCCATCCCCCTCCTCTAGCTCTTGCTGTTCCGTGTCCCAGTTATGTCCCGGATGCGTCCCACAGCATCCACCTGGTTGGACATGCACGGAGCCCCTCCCTCGGGACGTGTTCAGGAGGCATTTTAACCAGATTTGCAAAACGCCTCCTTGTTCCTCTCAATGTGGGGGAGCCTGATTGATCCCTGGAGCCATGTTGTCCGGGGCAACCGCTCCTGGTTGGGTCTCTCAAAACAGATTGATCATTTCAAATAGAGTCAGATGAAGAAGAACACCAGGTCCATCGCCTGGACATGGTTGTCAGACTCTCCACAGAATCACGCAGCAATGGATTATAGGATTGGTCACAGAGGACTGGCCTGGTGGCACAAAACGGTTGACAACATCCCCCCTGCACGTCTAACCAAGATAACGTCACATCTACTCATTCCCATAACACTTTTTCATCAGTAATATATGGTTGTCCATGAACACAATCCTCTAATCTGAGAACTAAAAACTGCAAACGGTATACAAGGTTAGACTGAGAGTAGACGCGTGGTGACCAGAGTTCAGTCGCTCATGACCTGCACTGAACGAGTTTACAGGGATTAAAGACCTTGATCTGTTCGgccccgtgtggtcagaaggGGGATTGCTGAACAGATTattgttactattattattattattattattttattcttggATGCTGCTATAGGAGTAGTTGATCCCATAAGAGAGATATTTGACACGCTCTGCAGGAACATATCTGCACATGGGTGAGGTTTCCCCCCCCGGCTGTAACTGTGTCGTCTCCAGTTACGTTGCTTTATTTCATCCTTGTTGTTTTTCACGTCTCTGTTGCTTTAGTTTCCAGTTCggacatgtgtgtgtgtcgtaCAGACCCAGTTCCAATAAAAGcatgaacaaaaacagaaaaacaaatgttATGAAACTATATTTATTCACAATAGAATATAAAATATATCacataataatgattataaatctttttttttttattaaatttgaGAGCAGCAACACGTCTCTAAAACTGGGACATTGTCGTGTCCAGGTCTGTAGCATCCCATCTTGTAACCGTCGGAGACTTGTTGATGGAGTGGAGTTTTTGTAATGGTTGCAGTAGgtgtacagtattgttttgctGAAAAATTAACTGGATCGGAGCATATGCTGCTCTAAAGCCTGCATATGCTTACGATGTTTCCTTTTCTGGACGTGGAGAGTCTATAGGCCCAGACATGGACATGTGCAGATAACAAACCTGATGGTCTTTCAACTCTGCTCATGGTTTCCAAAAAGATTTGACAATTTCAGATGTGATTCCTCTGACCGCGGGATAGTTTTCCGCGTTGCTTCGGCAAAGATGAGTTTTAGTGCAGACAGtggcatttctttttctttttttctacattttttatccccaattttttccacattttattCTGAGGTACGTTATTCTGAAACTGTTGCACAATTTGTAGACATAATTTTTCACAGATTAGTGAACTTCCGTCCACCTTCACTTCCCTCTAAGATTTGTGCTCAACAATTTAACACCATTAgatcctgtttttatttacattttgtttTGAACCAGGGCCGTAAAAGTTATTTACACAACAAAGACAAACTGACgctgttttcttctgttttcttgTCTGAATGAACTCGGATGTTTCTTGTAATTTTGAGATTTGAGTCAAATAGAAGTTAAAAGGTTGATATGGTCCATGTCTCCCCCCTGTCCACCCCATTTCCTctctatgtatgtgtgtgtgtgtgttttcacttCTGTGTAACAGGATCTTCACAGCCATAATGCCGATGGTGACGGCTGGCTTGATCCCAGATGACCCcactttacagccaatcagacGCCTCATGTCGCTTGTATGACTCTATATTGGTCGGCTTCAGTCTGCCGTCGTCTCAGCTAACAGTCTCCATCCCTTCGCATGCGCCAGGGGTTGGCTTTCCTTTCGCATCTTTGTagtattctgattggctgacggTGGGGCTGTCTTACTGTTTCTGTCCAATGATATGATTGGGGATCATTAAAAATCAGCCAGTCAGAATATCCGCATTAGACTGTTTTAATCATCTTTTCTGCAACTCGCAAAATGACATTGGTGGAATTGACCAACTAAAGCACTTTTAGCTCTCAGTTATTGATCAAATAACTTgatttttatcagctacactgATCAATTTAATGTTACTgctcttatatttttttgtgtgtaaaaacatcataaaaaacaTCTGACTGTAGTGGGTTTTCATTCActgtgtcattatttatttaacagtgaagctaaaataaatttaaaaattcATGTGGGCAGCACCAGGTACCAGCTACAAGTTTCAGATTGTAGAAGATGCTGCTGGTCTCCAGAGGAGCTCATGGTGCCCAGGTCTGGAATCATCTCCAGTCCAGGGCCATGCTAGACGGTGTTTATGGGGTCTTTTGTCTTCTAGAAAACATGATTCTGAACAAagaccaaacatctccactttggtctcacGTGTCCAGAGGACATTGTTCCTGGAGTctgctggtttgttcagatgaaGTTTTGTGAAGCTCAGTTGtgctcagtactcgagttgtaaaaaaaaaaaaaaaatcaggggggatggtggattttatcatatggggacagataatttgtgctgattacaaataatataatatattacaaataataacactgaccaaaacacctgcagaaatactgcaggaatgacatagcagcagttaaatgcagccttctgtaagctttaaatatccactgggcttacatcaaatacatcaaaacacaacaataaaaaacagttttctgaacttatcaatatgactctgtccttcacaggataagtaaaatggatcactggaaaaactcaaaatcataacaagaatatttgtcttatttctagttaaaatgtctcattttagtaaaaaaaatctcattacacttaaaacaagactcatcactggaaaaacaacaattttcacctgtttcaagtacattttcacttgaaataagtagaaaaatctgccagtggaacaagattttttgcttgtaataagaagataaatcttgtcccactgccagatttttctacttatttcaagtgaaagtttatttgaaaattgtcaaataagttatttttctggtgttattttcctggtgatgactctaaatgttgaaatagcagtaaaaccacattcattgatgaaatgacataagggatggtatttatttcaggggggatgccatcccccctcatcccccctcagctcgagtactggttgtgcTTCCATGTTCTTCCTAGACAGGAGAGGTTTTCTTCTGCAAAATCTTCCAAACAAACCATGCTTGCCCAGTCTTCTTCTCAGTGTGCAAGTCAAAATTTTACGTTCTTTGTGAGACCTATAGGCTCCAAGATGGAGCATTACAGTCTGATTTTGGATATATTTGCTGGAATCGTCAACTCCAGGGAAGATTGACAGCCTCACGGGAATCATCTTGAATGCTTCAGACTTGTAAATAATCTTTGTGAcaactttttaaatgtattcgcTAAAACATtgcttattttgtttctttttggcCTTAATGGCTCCTGAATGCTTCCAACTGGCAAACAACGCCAACTACCCAAACttcacagaggtctgcacacctgctgatgatcaattTATCAGGAGTTGAAATCTAGCTGCAACTTCAAATCACACTATTGATCTGAGGCCCACTATAACCAGAAGAgtttttatgatgtttttagAGAAACATCATAAGAGaaacaaaaagggtttaaagCAGGAGTTCTAACTTGTGTTTTTGATTGTAAACAGCAACGGAATGCAATGATTCGCAAAACATCTAAACCACTTAATTGTCTGCTGTACAAAAAGTTGtacaaaataattaaatgtaattgaatTTGGTCCCATTTTGACTTTGAAGGCATCAAtatcttgttgttgttgttagggttaTGACAGGAACATGTTTACTGCTGAGCTGCTTCAGCTCCTCAGTTGACACCAAACCTAGAggtgttgtttttaaaagggATTCTTGTGCTGCATGTTGTGTATTGCTGGTTGTTTTTACACATTTACAACCTGTAATAACCagataaatgttgttttttttttgttgggggGTAGGGGGGTTAAATGATttccaaatcattgcattcAGCTTTGTCTCTAACAGTTTTAATCATCTCTCTTCATAGGATATAGGGTTGAATTTCGTCATTACAGCATGATTAAGGTCCAACATGAACAGCTGTTGTTGGATATATAACTTTTTGATTTGAACTATTTACAGTAATTGTATAAGTTAGCCTTAATTCACTAAAAGCAGTAAAATTAGATGTCTGGCTGACAAAAACTTTGCACTGAAGCCACTTTATGTAGCGATGCCATTCATGACCACATGGAGGCAGCATATCACCAGAAACACACATTCGTCTGGCGCAAGACAAGTGGTATTACAAGATATAAGGCCGGCCCGCCCCCTTTTATTGCCACAGCACTGGCAGGGGCTTGCTTGTGGTCCCATGTGGTCATAAGTAGCGttgctacatagagtggctttaactCTAACTCTGCTTCAGGCGTTCAGGCTGAAATTCGGGGGAAACCTCACATACGTGACGTTATTGTGAACCACAGCCATCTTCTCTCCTCTGTCCTCTCTGCAGGTTTAGTTTCTTCTCGCGTGACAAAAACCGCAGCTCGCAGCTCAACGCCAGCTTTGGCTCGTGGCCGGGAAAAGACGGCGTGTTCACAGAACAGGCTGAGGAGGCCCTGCAGCACATGTAGTCTCTGGAGCGGACTTGCAACACAACACTCCACGTCCACCGAGCACCAGACCCCCCACCAGCCACTCCCCGAAACATCGCGTGCTTCAGTTCAGAGGTCTCACAGAAAGATGTGTGttttgaaaaaagtgaaaaagtgttttggttTCAGCAGGATTTGTTTGCAGAGGCGGCTGTGAAGGATGGAAAGTAAAACATAGATGTGTGCGCAGAGTAAACAGAGTGAAAGTGAGTGGAGATTGAATTTTAGGCAAACCTACAAAGAAATCACACTAGCTTTTGAATAACTTTTACGTCTCATTAATTTATTgtatacagtatttatgtatcGTCAACACCAGCATTTTGCAAATTGAAATGCTGCAGCTCTGTAAATCTGATCAAGGCCTGCTCATAAAATGTTGCATGAAatcacaaattaaagctgcgcAGAAAACAACATGAATCAACTCAAGGTAGCAAAACCACTTCGGACTACATGGGGGGATCGGACGAAAACAAAGTTCAATTGTCGGCCGCAAGTTCACCCGTAATAGACACCACACCACACACCACATGACAATTTCATCAGTGGCTTGTAAGCCAACAAAGCCGATCTTTatgcccccgtgtggtcagatgTGGTGTTGCAGCATAGTACATGTGGAAACCTGTTTCTGCAGAGAAAAGGAATTAAAGATGAGGAAAGATCAAAACTAGCTGGATTCCAAGCTGTACGCTTTACTAATGTATACTGTTTTTCCTTGAATTTAGTATGTAATAAGCGAACAATTGCACGGCCTGCACGTGACAAAAAAATGCCCAGATGTTGTGCACCTTACGGACAGAAACTCCAGTTCAGCGGAATCCCATCGCAGAGTGAATCACGAAAGCAGAAGATTTTTAAGACATCAGACTGTTTACTAACAGCCTCCATGGTAACAGTATGCAATACGcagagctgcctggg of the Cololabis saira isolate AMF1-May2022 chromosome 11, fColSai1.1, whole genome shotgun sequence genome contains:
- the rilpl1 gene encoding RILP-like protein 1 isoform X2, with protein sequence MEDSVSALEKNVADLTVMDVYDIAAVVGQEFERIIDQHGCEALSRLMPKVVRVLEILEVMVSRSSAGPETEELRLELDRLRLERLDRLDKDKRHRQELERVEDVWRGEAQDLLSQIAQLQEENKSLLSSMPFKDSMNEEDLQRHEGMTEREKQVMMKLKEVVDKQRDEIRAKDRELTLKSEDIEALQQQQSRLMKINHDLRHKISVVEAQGKALIGQKVELEAGAQTQAQEVGALRQEVTRLRERLQGNRPSQNCEDPPAQPPSPAERGKAVVSGAEGWSIRLDPGKLIQSGFDPALQPLPGSLSPEGHEDEEAEDEEAVLLWEAMCDEDMPAVFQYFTKEALCEEEGLGLDSKDPNRPRFTLQELRDVLHERNELKAKVFLLQEELAYYRSDEAEEEMVTPTPSPSPEPRTRSRSSAQPESGIKRLIFTAIMPMVTAGLIPDDPTLQPIRRLMSLV
- the rilpl1 gene encoding RILP-like protein 1 isoform X1 yields the protein MEDSVSALEKNVADLTVMDVYDIAAVVGQEFERIIDQHGCEALSRLMPKVVRVLEILEVMVSRSSAGPETEELRLELDRLRLERLDRLDKDKRHRQELERVEDVWRGEAQDLLSQIAQLQEENKSLLSSMPFKDSMNEEDLQRHEGMTEREKQVMMKLKEVVDKQRDEIRAKDRELTLKSEDIEALQQQQSRLMKINHDLRHKISVVEAQGKALIGQKVELEAGAQTQAQEVGALRQEVTRLRERLQGNRPSQNCEDPPAQPPSPAERGKAVVSGAEGWSIRLDPGKLIQSGFDPALQPLPGSLSPEGHEDEEAEDEEAVLLWEAMCDEDMPAVFQYFTKEALCEEEGLGLDSKDPNRPRFTLQELRDVLHERNELKAKVFLLQEELAYYRSDEAEEEMVTPTPSPSPEPRTRSRSSAQPESGIKRLFSFFSRDKNRSSQLNASFGSWPGKDGVFTEQAEEALQHM
- the rilpl1 gene encoding RILP-like protein 1 isoform X3, whose protein sequence is MEDSVSALEKNVADLTVMDVYDIAAVVGQEFERIIDQHGCEALSRLMPKVVRVLEILEVMVSRSSAGPETEELRLELDRLRLERLDRLDKDKRHRQELERVEDVWRGEAQDLLSQIAQLQEENKSLLSSMPFKDSMNEEDLQRHEGMTEREKQVMMKLKEVVDKQRDEIRAKDRELTLKSEDIEALQQQQSRLMKINHDLRHKISVVEAQGKALIGQKVELEAGAQTQAQEVGALRQEVTRLRERLQGNRPSQNCEDPPAQPPSPAERGKAVVSGAEGWSIRLDPGKLIQSGFDPALQPLPGSLSPEGHEDEEAEDEEAVLLWEAMCDEDMPAVFQYFTKEALCEEEGLGLDSKDPNRPRFTLQELRDVLHERNELKAKVFLLQEELAYYRSDEAEEEMVTPTPSPSPEPRTRSRSSAQPESGIKRLIFTAIMPMVTAGLIPDDPTLQPIRRLMSLV
- the rilpl1 gene encoding RILP-like protein 1 isoform X4 codes for the protein MEDSVSALEKNVADLTVMDVYDIAAVVGQEFERIIDQHGCEALSRLMPKVVRVLEILEVMVSRSSAGPETEELRLELDRLRLERLDRLDKDKRHRQELERVEDVWRGEAQDLLSQIAQLQEENKSLLSSMPFKDSMNEEDLQRHEGMTEREKQVMMKLKEVVDKQRDEIRAKDRELTLKSEDIEALQQQQSRLMKINHDLRHKISVVEAQGKALIGQKVELEAGAQTQAQEVGALRQEVTRLRERLQGNRPSQNCEDPPAQPPSPAERGKAVVSGAEGWSIRLDPGKLIQSGFDPALQPLPGSLSPEGHEDEEAEDEEAVLLWEALCEEEGLGLDSKDPNRPRFTLQELRDVLHERNELKAKVFLLQEELAYYRSDEAEEEMVTPTPSPSPEPRTRSRSSAQPESGIKRLFSFFSRDKNRSSQLNASFGSWPGKDGVFTEQAEEALQHM
- the rilpl1 gene encoding RILP-like protein 1 isoform X5, with amino-acid sequence MEDSVSALEKNVADLTVMDVYDIAAVVGQEFERIIDQHGCEALSRLMPKVVRVLEILEVMVSRSSAGPETEELRLELDRLRLERLDRLDKDKRHRQELERVEDVWRGEAQDLLSQIAQLQEENKSLLSSMPFKDSMNEEDLQRHEGMTEREKQVMMKLKEVVDKQRDEIRAKDRELTLKSEDIEALQQQQSRLMKINHDLRHKISVVEAQGKALIGQKVELEAGAQTQAQEVGALRQEVTRLRERLQGNRPSQNCEDPPAQPPSPAEEALCEEEGLGLDSKDPNRPRFTLQELRDVLHERNELKAKVFLLQEELAYYRSDEAEEEMVTPTPSPSPEPRTRSRSSAQPESGIKRLFSFFSRDKNRSSQLNASFGSWPGKDGVFTEQAEEALQHM